A genomic window from Gossypium hirsutum isolate 1008001.06 chromosome D12, Gossypium_hirsutum_v2.1, whole genome shotgun sequence includes:
- the LOC107945540 gene encoding putative pre-16S rRNA nuclease isoform X1: MSSPQLQSHPFFNPSKTNPNLIFSKSPLFLPYFSTPIRNYNPKPNALSSSLQEFPPNALRRKTNPQCTVGFSLGVDLGSSRTGLALSKGFSVRPLTVLKLRGQKLELQLLDMAEREEVDEFIIGIPKSWDGKETPQSNKVRSIAGRLAVRAAERGWRVYLQDEHGTSSEAAYRMINLGLNKSARQKTSDAYAAVILLERYFAMSGEDIEIVLPKQIDLQEKLRKGTPLDIDFSTEEFVD; the protein is encoded by the exons ATGTCTTCACCGCAATTGCAATCACATCCATTTTTCAATCCATCTAAAACCAACCCTAACCTAATCTTCTCAAAATCCCCATTGTTTCTTCCTTATTTCTCAACCCCAATCCGTAATTACAATCCAAAACCCAATGCCTTATCGTCGTCTCTCCAAGAATTCCCCCCAAATGCCCTTCGCCGTAAAACCAATCCACAATGTACAGTAGGGTTCAGCCTAGGCGTGGATTTGGGTTCATCACGTACCGGTCTTGCCCTTAGCAAAGGTTTCTCCGTTCGTCCACTCACG GTTTTGAAATTGAGAGGACAAAAACTTGAGCTACAACTGCTTGACATGGCTGAAAGAGAG GAGGTTGATGAATTTATAATTGGTATCCCTAAATCTTGGGATGGAAAGGAGACCCCTCAATCGAACAAAGTTCGTAGTATTGCCGGACGGCTAGCGGTTCGAGCTGCCGAGAG GGGTTGGAGAGTGTATCTACAAGATGAACATGGGACATCATCAGAAGCTGCTTACAGGATGATTAACTT GGGTCTCAACAAGTCTGCACGCCAAAAAACCTCCGATGCATATGCTGCTGTG ATATTACTAGAGAGATACTTTGCCATGTCCGGTGAGGACATTGAGATTGTTTTGCCGAAACAGATCGATTTGCAAGAAAAACTTAGAAAGGGTACACCACTGGACATCGACTTTTCAACTGAAGAATTTGTTGATTGA
- the LOC107945540 gene encoding putative pre-16S rRNA nuclease isoform X2: MSSPQLQSHPFFNPSKTNPNLIFSKSPLFLPYFSTPIRNYNPKPNALSSSLQEFPPNALRRKTNPQCTVGFSLGVDLGSSRTGLALSKGFSVRPLTVLKLRGQKLELQLLDMAEREEVDEFIIGIPKSWDGKETPQSNKVRSIAGRLAVRAAERGLNKSARQKTSDAYAAVILLERYFAMSGEDIEIVLPKQIDLQEKLRKGTPLDIDFSTEEFVD; this comes from the exons ATGTCTTCACCGCAATTGCAATCACATCCATTTTTCAATCCATCTAAAACCAACCCTAACCTAATCTTCTCAAAATCCCCATTGTTTCTTCCTTATTTCTCAACCCCAATCCGTAATTACAATCCAAAACCCAATGCCTTATCGTCGTCTCTCCAAGAATTCCCCCCAAATGCCCTTCGCCGTAAAACCAATCCACAATGTACAGTAGGGTTCAGCCTAGGCGTGGATTTGGGTTCATCACGTACCGGTCTTGCCCTTAGCAAAGGTTTCTCCGTTCGTCCACTCACG GTTTTGAAATTGAGAGGACAAAAACTTGAGCTACAACTGCTTGACATGGCTGAAAGAGAG GAGGTTGATGAATTTATAATTGGTATCCCTAAATCTTGGGATGGAAAGGAGACCCCTCAATCGAACAAAGTTCGTAGTATTGCCGGACGGCTAGCGGTTCGAGCTGCCGAGAG GGGTCTCAACAAGTCTGCACGCCAAAAAACCTCCGATGCATATGCTGCTGTG ATATTACTAGAGAGATACTTTGCCATGTCCGGTGAGGACATTGAGATTGTTTTGCCGAAACAGATCGATTTGCAAGAAAAACTTAGAAAGGGTACACCACTGGACATCGACTTTTCAACTGAAGAATTTGTTGATTGA
- the LOC107945540 gene encoding putative pre-16S rRNA nuclease isoform X3, which produces MSSPQLQSHPFFNPSKTNPNLIFSKSPLFLPYFSTPIRNYNPKPNALSSSLQEFPPNALRRKTNPQCTVGFSLGVDLGSSRTGLALSKGFSVRPLTVLKLRGQKLELQLLDMAEREEVDEFIIGIPKSWDGKETPQSNKVRSIAGRLAVRAAERGWRVYLQDEHGTSSEAAYRMINLGLNKSARQKTSDAYAAVVCSIVLFFMIEKR; this is translated from the exons ATGTCTTCACCGCAATTGCAATCACATCCATTTTTCAATCCATCTAAAACCAACCCTAACCTAATCTTCTCAAAATCCCCATTGTTTCTTCCTTATTTCTCAACCCCAATCCGTAATTACAATCCAAAACCCAATGCCTTATCGTCGTCTCTCCAAGAATTCCCCCCAAATGCCCTTCGCCGTAAAACCAATCCACAATGTACAGTAGGGTTCAGCCTAGGCGTGGATTTGGGTTCATCACGTACCGGTCTTGCCCTTAGCAAAGGTTTCTCCGTTCGTCCACTCACG GTTTTGAAATTGAGAGGACAAAAACTTGAGCTACAACTGCTTGACATGGCTGAAAGAGAG GAGGTTGATGAATTTATAATTGGTATCCCTAAATCTTGGGATGGAAAGGAGACCCCTCAATCGAACAAAGTTCGTAGTATTGCCGGACGGCTAGCGGTTCGAGCTGCCGAGAG GGGTTGGAGAGTGTATCTACAAGATGAACATGGGACATCATCAGAAGCTGCTTACAGGATGATTAACTT GGGTCTCAACAAGTCTGCACGCCAAAAAACCTCCGATGCATATGCTGCTGTGGTCTGTAGCATTGTTCTCTTTTTTATGATTGAAAAAAGATAA